One Bufo gargarizans isolate SCDJY-AF-19 chromosome 4, ASM1485885v1, whole genome shotgun sequence DNA window includes the following coding sequences:
- the LOC122934944 gene encoding apolipoprotein L3-like — MDVGQFKKVKEYLPDFIDTVGLLIGIIGSCITEMTTIADELDKFHRGATIASVTGSSFGIAGGITTIVGLALAPFTLGASLIVSGVGIGVAVAGGVTGASASIADIINTKNKCNRVQEIVDQIDEKMKELKELSDNINLVIVNLQSCLDAEEIFNLTRLLVRGTMSSVEISRLAQLGKITTMTSRGAQLAARGIQAAGVISGVLAALFIILDATFVVKGAMDLHKGSKTEEAARIRACVKDLQTIYQELQEIYNLFEELSDFVKY; from the exons ATGGACGTGGGTCAATTTAAAAAG GTAAAAGAATATCTTCCTGATTTTATAGACACAGTGGGACTATTAATTGGAATAATTGGAAGCTGCATCACAGAAATGACCACGATTGCAGATGAGTTGGACAAATTCCACCGAGGAGCCACCATTGCCAGtgttacaggaagttcatttggCATCGCTGGAGGCATCACTACTATTGTCGGCCTGGCGCTGGCCCCTTTTACACTTGGTGCATCATTGATTGTCAGTGGTGTCGGTATTGGTGTTGCTGTAGCTGGAGGAGTCACGGGGGCATCGGCTTCTATCGCTGATATTatcaatacaaaaaataaatgcaacagaGTGCAAGAGATTGTAGATCAGATTGATGAAAAGATGAAAGAATTGAAGGAGCTTTCTGATAATATTAATTTAGTAATTGTAAACCTTCAGAGTTGTTTAGATGCGGAAGAAATCTTTAATTTGACAAGACTATTGGTAAGAGGTACAATGAGTTCAGTAGAGATCAGCAGATTGGCTCAGCTGGGCAAAATAACGACAATGACTTCTCGAGGGGCCCAGTTAGCTGCTCGGGGGATCCAAGCAGCTGGAGTCATTTCTGGGGTTTTAGCAGCCCTGTTTATTATACTAGATGCAACTTTTGTTGTTAAGGGAGCAATGGACCTGCACAAGGGGAGTAAGACTGAGGAAGCCGCAAGGATAAGAGCATGTGTTAAGGACCTGCAAACAATTTATCAAGAATTGCAGGAGATTTATAACCTATTTGAAGAGTTGAGTGATTTTGTTAAATACTGA